The proteins below come from a single Aspergillus oryzae RIB40 DNA, chromosome 5 genomic window:
- a CDS encoding uncharacterized protein (predicted protein): MSLNQNLGQQETGVTTSNKSNFGRATRDFYDEGAWAMTLFNSSAREIIISPNPGDRKRVEGEPAFLRPSEDSLYLGGLLTILHSIPLAREALLQRNKILSNYGHDPQWWNGQPINLPKIVTIQDAHDGDTDWDDIIYETQRLVAFLDITERSFGSVDALASLKSMSTCDSEGSIGRYLETWQDAAVRADPGNQLATVFSSKAYKRPLTVYDTPIHKDFFILESFVDPEHGQTLYDVLDSAIWSDRPGEELDDVWLEHVGEIFTVRLESTDNTKPIDVKIPAVFYPDRYLADSRDFSREFRAQRLQEYDGIFKLDNLINRFSASKSAINSKGMTLKETLEKAASAVSVTLPKSLANGANGLTLSPEAANVEAKRLADELREVSNKIDDKLKELVQRRERAIETLRGYTKILTEPSDVSGKTPHYKYTLRGVCTEPHVTYVLRPSGHTEMADTEPTAVDEWQWWRISFSTDDAKARQAELQQGDASTSKNADVIGYTARKVREIEVLKAAREESKNVLLIYANGNAMNFREEPIPPPLQEFINADNAAFGTEFKQQESAEDAAGRQNEDSSSASRQDENIEMNELTQDGQRETTSAAANVNVFDYQVSSFDDAADSSPEMQEREGRALLGQSSTAGPVQYSPSTNAAWNQ, from the exons ATGTCCTTAAACCAAAACCTTGGACAACAGGAGACAGGAGTTACAACTTCAAACAAGTCGAATTTTGGCCGGGCCACCCGTGACTTCTATGATGAAGGTGCTTGGGCAATGACTTTATTCAACTCAAGCGCTCGCGAAATTATCATCAGTCCAAATCCGGGGGACCGTAAGAGGGTGGAAGGCGAACCAGCATTTCTACGTCCATCAGAAGACAGTCTATATCTCGGCGGGCTGTTGACCATCCTTCACTCTATACCCCTGGCCCGGGAAGCTCTCCTGCAGAGAAATAAGATTCTATCAAACTATGGGCACGATCCGCAGTGGTGGAACGGACAGCCTATAAACCTTCCAAAGATAGTGACAATTCAGGATGCACACGATGGCGACACGGATTGGGATGACATCATCTACGAAACCCAGAGGCTAGTCGCCTTTCTAGATATCACGGAACGCTCCTTTGGTAGCGTGGATGCTCTTGCAAGTTTAAAGAGCATGTCTACATGCGACTCGGAAGGCAGCATAGGCAGGTACTTGGAAACATGGCAAGATGCCGCTGTCCGAGCAGATCCTGGGAATCAATTGGCGACTGTTTTCTCGTCGAAGGCATATAAACGACCTCTTACCGTTTACGACACACCTATACACAaagatttcttcatccttgagTCATTCGTGGACCCCGAGCATGGTCAAACCCTCTATGACGTTTTGGATAGCGCCATTTGGTCAGACAGGCCTGGCGAAGAGCTTGACGACGTATGGTTGGAGCATGTAGGTGAAATATTCACTGTCAGATTGGAAAGCACCGACAATACAAAACCCATAGATGTGAAAATCCCTGCGGTCTTCTACCCTGATCGATATCTCGCCGACTCCAGGGATTTCTCTCGCGAATTTCGTGCTCAAAGACTTCAGGAGTATGATGGGATCTTTAAATTAGATAACCTAATCAACCGCTTTTCGGCGTCAAAGTCTGCTATTAACAGCAAAGGGATGACTCTGAAAGAGACGCTAGAAAAGGCTGCTTCTGCTGTCTCCGTAACATTGCCTAAGAGCCTTGCGAATGGCGCGAACGGGTTGACTTTGAGCCCGGAGGCGGCAAACGTGGAGGCGAAACGTTTAGCAGATGAACTACGGGAAGTCTCCAATAAGATTGATGATAAACTGAAAG AGCTGGTTCAAAGAAGAGAGCGCGCTATCGAGACTCTTCGAGGCTACACAAAAATCCTAACGGAGCCGTCGGACGTATCAGGGAAAACTCCTCATTATAAATACACCTTGCGCGGCGTGTGTACTGAACCGCACGTAACTTACGTATTACGACCTAGCGGTCACACGGAGATGGCGGACACCGAACCTACAGCCGTCGATGAATGGCAGTGGTGGCGGATCAGCTTTTCAACAGATGACGCAAAAGCTCGGCAAGCAGAGTTACAGCAGGGTGATGCATCCACTTCCAAGAATGCAGACGTAATAGGATATACAGCGCGCAAAGTTCGAGAAATCGAAGTCCTTAAAGCGGCTCGTGAAGAATCCAAAAATGTTTTGCTTATCTACGCTAATGGCAATGCGATGAATTTCCGAGAGGAGCCAATTCCACCTCCACTCCAG GAATTTATCAATGCAGACAATGCAGCATTTGGCACTGAGTTCAAACAACAAGAGTCTGCGGAAGATGCAGCTGGCAGGCAGAATGAGGACTCAAGCTCTGCCAGTCGCCAGGATGAGAACATAGAGATGAATGAACTAACCCAAGATGGTCAGCGAGAAACTACATCGGCCGCTGCAAATGTAAACGTGTTCGACTATCAAGTTTCAAGCTTCGATGACGCAGCGGACTCGAGCCCGGAAAtgcaggaaagggaagggcGGGCTCTACTAGGTCAGAGTAGTACAGCAGGCCCTGTACAATACTCGCCGAGTACCAATGCCGCATGGAATCAGTAA
- a CDS encoding uncharacterized protein (predicted protein), with amino-acid sequence MVNSQQSVKNGKQIFGLLKAFGTTDSNMEVARRNLYRNIEDRHAMKDINQGIENQREHFDNLGLHIGYIYGDHRIPENASIYRPVCIRGGRLPHAWIRLYSQEETALPPIDSSYVAELSPEEVEMKRYSTLDLCTFDAFTLIADQGTALHWKQALKEMCECLPAGMSYKLKIRLAIRGSDFDLQPGKNGEDWVQLTKLYDGNAILVRPDQHILECFKFPAGYSELLRVLREHLGWDTVVPDWHKVDSVL; translated from the coding sequence ATGGTAAACTCACAACAGAGCGTTAAGAATGGGAAGCAGATATTCGGGCTGTTGAAAGCTTTTGGGACCACTGACTCGAACATGGAGGTAGCAAGGCGAAATTTGTACCGGAACATTGAAGACCGTCATGCGATGAAAGATATCAACCAAGGTATCGAAAACCAACGAGAGCATTTCGACAATTTAGGTCTCCATATAGGCTATATTTATGGCGATCACCGAATTCCCGAGAACGCATCCATCTACCGTCCAGTCTGTATTCGTGGTGGACGCCTACCTCATGCTTGGATTAGGCTTTACTCCCAGGAAGAAACAGCGTTACCTCCAATTGATTCATCCTACGTGGCTGAGCTTTCGCCCGAGGAAGTTGAAATGAAACGATACTCGACGCTGGATCTCTGTACGTTCGACGCCTTTACTTTGATTGCGGACCAGGGTACGGCCCTACATTGGAAACAGGCTCTGAAGGAGATGTGCGAATGTCTTCCTGCAGGTATGTCATATAAACTGAAAATTCGCCTGGCTATTCGAGGCTCGGATTTTGACCTTCAGCCTGGCAAAAATGGGGAAGACTGGGTCCAACTCACGAAGTTGTACGATGGGAATGCTATTTTGGTCCGCCCAGATCAGCACATTTTGGAATGCTTTAAGTTTCCGGCCGGATATAGTGAGCTTCTGAGGGTGTTGCGAGAGCACCTGGGGTGGGACACTGTGGTTCCAGATTGGCACAAGGTTGACAGTGTTCTATAG
- a CDS encoding serine/threonine-protein kinase (serine/threonine protein kinase) has protein sequence MAAAFDDEDLSVPLPSYDHDRRRERASGATSPNSNFAGMTMPPPSRPIGRGGDPSMQSPATTRDMQRLDQYQTVKVLGEGSFGKVKLAIHQPSGRQVALKIISRRKLLSRDMVGRVEREIQYLQLLRHPHIIKLYTVIATKTDIVMVLEYAERELFDYLVKRGRCNDAEARKFFQQIICAVEYCHRHKIVHRDLKPENLLIDSEKNVKIADFGLSNIMTDGNFLKTSCGSPNYAAPEVISGKLYAGPEVDVWSCGVILYVLLVGRLPFDDDYIPALFKKIAAGNFHMPPYISSGAARLIRSMLQVHPVHRLTIPEIRQDPWFQKDLPKYLQPPPEEFIATGVDPNKAIDPRKIAPGKPISVQHKIHQVAIAKLERNMGYGREDIEDALKNPEPSAIKDAFFIIVENEMMQTNSPTDENLMPPTPLPPSDRTSLSSAAAGRTTAAHSQGTRAGPPTRTRSGSQRQPFQLHQPSESDDLETSRVSHVRILPTSLPYVHDQLMEQRERERRARAADRLAEEQARSGSDALEDPHQSGLDGRSLEEQEATAKALKPHSRSIVDLDKLRLEPPEARNAPHQPRKTRKWQFGIRSRNQPYEAMLYLYKAIAAQRGRWEILPAESGTQIGSQSPDEPTPLQSKYPDLPSDYYIPKDPWFIRARLLKEGVKAPGSSGSVHSSRSDISELRRRFNLTGGASSVDEKSHSPSEHWSTSGPSSASQHHSIPRVAYGVWVFVDIQLYQLEENNYMVDFKCDGYQNVIRAESDTEWHPISKRFRNKEKEITSPYPFLDVASDLVAQLAVAS, from the exons ATGGCCGCCGctttcgacgacgaagacctcTCGGTGCCTCTTCCATCATACGACCACGATCGCCGTCGTGAACGTGCTTCTGGAGCGACTTCTCCCAATTCGAATTTCGCTGGTATGACAATGCCCCCGCCATCGCGGCCGATCGGAAGGGGCGGTGATCCGTCAATGCAGTCCCCTGCGACCACGAGAGACATGCAGCGCCTCGATCAGTATCAAACCGTGAAGGTTCTAGGCGAGGGTTCTTTTGGTAAAGTCAAGTTGGCTATTCACCAGCCTAGTGGTCGTCAGGTCGCCCTGAAGATCATATCTCGTCGCAAGCTGCTGTCAAGGGACATGGTTGGGCGCGTTGAGCGTGAAATTCAGTACCTTCAATTGTTGCGGCATCCTCACATTATCAAACT ATACACCGTCATTGCAACTAAAACCGACATTGTGATGGTCCTGGAATATGCAGAACGCGAACTTTTCGATTACCTGGTGAAGAGGGGTAGATGCAATGACGCTGAAGCTCGCAAGTTCTTCCAGCAGATAATTTGTGCTGTGGAATACTGCCACCGCCATAAGATCGTTCATCGTGATctgaagccagagaactTGCTCATCGATAGTGAAAAGAACGTCAAAATTGCCGATTTCGGGTTGAGCAATATTATGACAGATGGGAACTTCCTTAAGACCAGCTGTGGTAGCCCGAACTATGCAGCACCTGAAGTCATTTCCGGAAAGCTTTACGCGGGGCCTGAGGTGGACGTCTGGAGCTGTGGAGTCATTCTCTACGTGCTTCTAGTGGGACGGCTTCCCTTCGACGATGACTATATTCCGGCCCTCTTCAAAAAAATTGCCGCTGGCAATTTCCATATGCCtccttatatatcttccGGAGCCGCCCGGTTAATTAGGTCAATGCTTCAGGTGCACCCCGTTCATAGACTTACAATTCCTGAAATTCGCCAGGACCCGTGGTTCCAAAAGGATCTGCCGAAATACCTTCAGCCACCCCCTGAGGAATTTATTGCAACGGGCGTGGATCCTAACAAGGCCATCGATCCACGCAAGATTGCGCCAGGGAAGCCGATATCAGTACAACACAAGATCCACCAGGTTGCCATCGCCAAATTGGAACGAAATATGGGATATGGCCGTGAAGATATCGAGGATGCCCTGAAAAACCCTGAACCCAGTGCAATCAAAGATGCCTTCTTTATCATCGTAGAAAATGAGATGATGCAAACTAACT CGCCTACTGATGAGAATTTGATGCCCCCTACACCTCTCCCACCTTCGGATCGGACATCACTCTCGTCAGCAGCAGCTGGCCGGACCACTGCTGCTCACTCACAAGGAACCCGGGCCGGGCCGCCTACCAGAACCCGAAGTGGTTCACAGCGCCAGCCGTTTCAACTACATCAGCCAAGTGAATCAGATGACCTGGAAACATCACGCGTTAGCCATGTTAGGATTTTACCAACTAGTTTACCTTACGTCCATGACCAATTGATGGAGCAGCGCGAGCGGGAACGAAGAGCTCGCGCTGCAGATCGTCTAGCGGAAGAGCAGGCTCGGTCAGGCTCAGATGCCCTTGAAGATCCGCATCAATCTGGACTTGATGGGCGTTCTTTAGAGGAACAGGAGGCAACAGCCAAAGCCCTGAAACCTCATTCTCGTAGCATCGTCGACCTAGACAAGCTACGTCTCGAACCACCCGAAGCTCGTAATGCCCCACATCAACCCAGGAAAACTCGGAAATGGCAATTTGGGATCCGGTCTCGTAATCAACCATACGAGGCAATGCTTTATCTCTATAAAGCTATTGCAGCGCAGAGAGGACGATGGGAAATACTACCAGCAGAGTCAG GTACTCAAATAGGTTCTCAGTCTCCAGATGAACCCACACCGCTCCAAAGCAAGTATCCAGATCTACCTTCGGACTACTATATTCCAAAAGATCCGTGGTTCATACGGGCTCGTCTCTTGAAAGAAGGCGTCAAAGCGCCTGGCTCGTCTGGCAGCGTGCATAGCAGCAGGAGTGATATCAGCGAACTACGTCGGAGATTCAATTTGACCGGTGGAGCATCCTCAGTGGATGAGAAGAGCCACAGCCCCAGTGAACACTGGAGCACATCAGGCCCTTCCTCAGCTTCGCAGCATCATTCAATTCCGCGTGTTGCTTATGGTGTTTGGGTTTTCGTTGATATTCAATTGTATCAACTGGAGGAAAATAACTACATGGTGGACTTCAAGTGTGATGGATACCAGAATGTGATCCGTGCGGAGAGCGATACCGAATGGCATCCTATTAGCAAGAGATTccggaacaaggaaaaagagataaCTAGCCCTTATCCATTCCTTGATGTTGCCTCTGATCTCGTGGCACAATTAGCGGTCGCAAGCTAA
- a CDS encoding glycoside hydrolase family 35 protein (beta-galactosidase) codes for MASLMKVYKLWVDIIAQNPANRHELTSQQRHVFSAEDPEKPLQDIVTWDEYSILVRGERILFFSGEFHPFRLPSPGLWLDVFQKIRALGYSGVSFYLMWGLLEGEPGHVRTEGVFALDGFFNAASQAGIYLLARPGPYINAEVSGGGFPSWVQRIEGSVRTTDPTFLNATKNYISTIGEIISKVQITNGGPVILFQLENEYSICEGAPSHEELNFCLEKDYMAAIEQQFRDAEIVVPFVNNDAVALGDWAPGTGQGAIDIYGFDNYPFGWGNGYASPENWTQITDPLTQYNFSQHQSMSPGTPFSIIEFQGGAPDPWGGTGADVCAEMVSNIFARVFYKINYDFRITIFNLYMMLGGTNWGNLGYSSGYTSYDVGAAIIEDRQITREKYSEIKLEAQFLQVSPAYITSKPHSPCSGCYTNASALMTTRLQGESTNFYIIRHSNYIVTQSTSYEWRANTSQGSITVPQPGGSSTLHGRDSKFHVTDCDLGGINLIYPTAETFTWRRHGSKSVLVLYGGEDEIHEFAVDSNLGNATTIEGSNVRLGKRGATFVVQWDHLDVYLLWRNEAYQYWVMDLPAPEPLDLHASPSRTNSSVIVKAGYLLRNASISENTLHLTGDVNATSTVELISAPPGCCSDVLYDGNRLQNISNTNGRVSGVVPYIDPKLAIPEMESLEWRYLDSLPEGEEKSLYLSTQGGYAYGHSVWLDSTYLGSWQGNPAIQNYNQTLQFPQSLQGDEHYVLTILIDNLGLDLNFELNTNTMKSPRGLLDYDLSGHNSWKITGNLGGEQYREHSRGPLNKGSTFVERQGYHLSGALNSTKAEWQTRTPQEGLSAAGVGLFATTFSLDYPQGYDIPTSVYVTIPTTHQSIVNNTGPQTEYPIPEGILNHHGGNHLAHHLLGSGRKWGKAGRD; via the exons ATGGCAAGCTTGATGAAAGTCTATAAACTATGGGTTGATATAATTGCACAGAACCCCGCAAATCGACATGAGCTGACTAG CCAG CAGAG GCATGTTTTCTCCGCTGAGGATCCGGAGAAACCCCTCCAGGATATTGTAACTTGGGATGAATATTCTATCCTTGTTCGCGGGGAACGTATACTCTTTTTCTCCGGCGAATTTCATCCTTTCCGTTTGCCTTCCCCAGGACTATGGCTCGATGTGTTTCAAAAGATCCGAGCACTAGGATATTCTGGCGTTTCATTTTATCTCATGTGGGGTCTACTCGAGGGTGAGCCCGGACATGTGCGTACCGAAGGCGTCTTTGCCCTCGATGGGTTCTTTAATGCTGCTAGTCAAGCAGGTATTTACCTCCTTGCGAGGCCCGGACCGTATATCAACGCCGAGGTCTCTGGCGGTGGCTTCCCCAGTTGGGTCCAACGGATCGAGGGTAGTGTTCGAACAACTGACCCAACTTTCTTAAATGCTACAAAAAACTACATTTCCACCATCGGTGAAATCATTAGCAAAGTGCAGATCACCAATGGAGGACCGGTTATCTTGTTCCAGCTAGAGAACGAATACTCAATATGTGAAGGAGCCCCCAGTCATGAGGAGCTTAACTTTTGTCTCGAGAAAGACTACATGGCAGCCATTGAACAACAATTTAGAGATGCAGAGATTGTTGTGCCGTTTGTCAACAACGACGCCGTAGCTCTGGGTGATTGGGCACCTGGGACTGGTCAAGGGGCTATTGATATTTATGGGTTCGACAATTACCCCTTTGGGTGGGGCAACGGCT ATGCAAGCCCGGAGAATTGGACACAGATTACAGACCCCTTGACACAGTACAACTTTAGTCAACATCAGTCTATGAGTCCTGGAACCCCGTTCTCGATCATCGAGTTCCAAGGAGGTGCTCCAGATCCATG GGGTGGCACGGGCGCTGATGTCTGCGCCGAGATGGTAAGCAACATCTTTGCAAGAGTGTTCTACAAGATTAATTATGATTTCCGCATCACTATTTTCAACCTTTATATG ATGCTTGGCGGCACTAATTGGGGTAACTTGGGCTATTCATCTGGGTATACTTCCTACGATGTCGGCGCAGCCATCATCGAGGACCGCCAGATCACTCGAGAGAAGTATAGCGAAATAAAGCTGGAGGCGCAGTTCCTACAGGTCTCTCCAGCATATATTACATCGAAGCCTCACAGTCCCTGTAGTGGTTGCTATACGAATGCAAGCGCTTTAATGACGACTCGCCTTCAAGGAGAAAGTACCAACTTCTACATCATACGCCATTCAAACTATATCGTTACGCAGTCAACATCCTATGAATGGCGGGCTAATACAAGCCAGGGGAGTATCACGGTTCCTCAACCGGGAGGTTCTTCGACTCTCCATGGACGTGACTCCAAATTCCATGTTACGGACTGTGATTTAGGGGGCATCAACCTAATATATCCAACTGCGGAAACTTTCACCTGGAGGAGGCATGGGTCTAAGTCTGTGCTCGTCCTGTACGGTGGTGAAGACGAGATCCATGAGTTCGCGGTGGATAGCAACCTCGGGAATGCAACAACCATCGAAGGCTCTAATGTCAGGCTTGGGAAAAGGGGGGCAACATTTGTCGTGCAATGGGAT CACCTGGACGTTTATCTACTCTGGCGGAACGAGGCCTATCAATACTGGGTCATGGACCTCCCTGCTCCCGAACCATTGGACCTGCATGCTTCTCCATCAAGAACCAACTCGTCTGTCATTGTCAAGGCTGGGTATTTGTTACGCAATGCGTCTATTTCAGAGAACACTCTACACTTGACGGGAGATGTCAACGCAACATCGACAGTTGAGCTTATCTCCGCCCCTCCAGGCTGCTGTTCAGACGTACTGTACGACGGAAACCGTCTTCAGAACATCAGCAATACAAATGGTAGGGTGAGTGGAGTAGTACCGTACATAGACCCGAAATTAGCCATACCAGAAATGGAGAGTCTGGAATGGAGATACTTAGATTCGCTACCGGAA ggagaagagaaatctCTGTACCTGTCTACCCAGGGAGGCTACGCATATGGCCATTCTGTCTGGCTCGATTCCACCTACCTCGGGTCCTGGCAAGGGAATCCTGCCATACAGAATTACAACCAAACACTCCAATTCCCACAAAGTCTGCAAGGAGATGAGCATTACGTATTGACCATTTTAATTGATAATCTTGGGTTAGACCTCAACTTTGAACTGAATACCAACACCATGAAATCGCCGCGCGGCCTCCTCGATTACGATCTATCCGGCCATAACTCGTGGAAGATTACTGGTAACCTCGGCGGGGAGCAGTATCGCGAACATAGCCGTGGACCCTTGAACAAAGGATCTACTTTTGTGGAGAGGCAGGGCTATCATCTCTCAGGGGCCCTGAACTCGACTAAAGCAGAATGGCAGACCCGAACTCCACAGGAAGGCCTCTCAGCAGCCGGAGTCGGCCTTTTTGCGACCACTTTCTCACTTGACTACCCGCAAGGATATGACATTCCCACCAGTGTG TATGTCACCATCCCGACCACTCACCAAAGCATTGTT AACAATACCGGCCCTCAAACCGAGTACCCTATCCCAGAAGGCATCCTCAACCATCACGGGGGAAATCACCTCGCCCATCACCTTTTGGGCTCTGGAAGGAAATGGGGCAAAGCTGGACGGGATTGA
- a CDS encoding uncharacterized protein (predicted protein), translating into MSPVQDPVDHDDVPILIIGSGPCGLLLAFMLARLGVRSLIVERYPTRLDAPKAHALSPRSLELCRQFGLDVNKIRNIGAAREDAHWVNFVTSLSGKLVGRLPYERMDAEVLNDTPTMIHNIPQPEFEDLIARELPNHDLVEVRKNHSFVRLENWVATGQRVPLGGS; encoded by the exons ATGTCTCCTGTTCAAGATCCCGTCGACCATGATGATGTCCCTATCTTGATCATAGGAAGTGGTCCCTGTGGTCTCTTACTCGCTTTCATGCTCGCACGGCTCGGAG TTCGGTCATTGATCGTCGAACGTTATCCCACCAGACTGGATGCACCAAAGGCCCACGCACTGTCACCCAGATCACTGGAGCTATGCCGTCAATTTGGGTTGGATGTCAACAAAATCCGCAACATCGGGGCAGCTCGTGAAGACGCCCACTGGGTGAACTTCGTTACTAGTTTGAGCGGAAAACTCGTCGGGAGACTTCCATACGAGCGGATGGACGCCGAGGTCCTGAATGACACGCCTACG ATGATACACAACATTCCTCAGCCGGAGTtcgaggatctgattgcTCGAGAATTGCCCAACCATGATCTAGTGGAAGTGCGCAAAAATCATTCGTTCGTTCGGTTGGAAAAT TGGGTTGCGACGGGGCAAAGAGTGCCGTTAGGAGGTTCTTAG
- a CDS encoding putative nuclear distribution protein RO10 (predicted protein), giving the protein MSCLHPNPNIDYYYTYTMTLENEAVAGATIELLESRLRRLTYLLTGDANWTGIPTAPAKPASLDESVSRRLLSLERELERLSRNIPAVRDVLLLRTETHPTMIIRAN; this is encoded by the exons ATGTCATGTTTGCATCCAAACCCCAACATAG ATTACTACTACACATATACAATGACTCTCGAAAATGAGGCTGTAGCCGGGGCTACAATTGAATTACTCGAGTCTCGCCTCCGGCGACTCACCTACCTTCTCACAGGCGACGCAAATTGGACGGGTATTCCCACTGCACCCGCGAAACCAGCTTCTCTAGATGAAAGTGTCTCGCGCCGCCTTCTCAGTCTAGAGCGAGAGCTCGAGAGACTTAGTCGAAACATCCCCGCTGTGCGGGATGTGCTTCTTCTCCGTACAGAAACTCATCCTACAATGATCATACGCGCAAACTAA